In Hyphomicrobium denitrificans 1NES1, one DNA window encodes the following:
- a CDS encoding sigma-70 family RNA polymerase sigma factor, which translates to MTETPSFGDALIAAIPNLRAFAHSLCGEGQLSNDLVQETLLKAWAHKDSFVPDSNLKAWLFTILRNTYFTHYRKSQREELDQDHAAMNASVPATQLTQLEFDDMRRALMRLSPDHREALLLITAEGFSYEDAARVCGCAVGTMKSRVNRARSRLVEETSGQQHTKEGAEQRHPENAPPAKSSSR; encoded by the coding sequence GTGACCGAAACTCCAAGCTTCGGGGATGCCTTGATCGCGGCTATCCCAAATCTTCGAGCCTTCGCACACTCTCTCTGCGGTGAGGGGCAGCTTTCAAACGACCTCGTTCAGGAAACGCTGCTAAAGGCATGGGCGCACAAGGATTCCTTCGTCCCGGACTCAAATCTCAAGGCGTGGCTCTTCACGATCTTGCGCAATACCTATTTCACCCATTACCGCAAATCCCAGCGCGAGGAACTGGACCAGGACCACGCCGCGATGAACGCCAGCGTGCCGGCGACGCAGCTGACGCAGCTTGAATTCGACGACATGCGGCGAGCGCTCATGCGCCTATCCCCCGACCACCGCGAAGCGCTGCTCCTGATAACAGCGGAAGGCTTTTCGTACGAAGACGCGGCGCGCGTCTGCGGCTGCGCAGTCGGAACCATGAAAAGCCGGGTCAACCGCGCCAGAAGCCGCCTGGTCGAAGAGACATCGGGACAACAGCACACAAAGGAAGGCGCGGAGCAACGTCATCCAGAAAATGCGCCGCCTGCCAAGAGTTCAAGCCGTTGA
- a CDS encoding NepR family anti-sigma factor: MQQRLDAPDEHTRNKEEAISEPEAQPQPEAPQKGVTRLPGIAAQLIGERMRTMYASMVREPVPDELLKLVRQLESKEESE; encoded by the coding sequence ATGCAACAGCGCTTGGACGCGCCGGACGAGCACACGCGAAACAAAGAAGAAGCGATTTCTGAACCCGAGGCACAGCCCCAACCAGAGGCGCCTCAGAAGGGCGTCACCCGTTTGCCCGGAATTGCGGCGCAGCTCATCGGAGAACGCATGCGCACCATGTATGCCTCGATGGTCCGCGAGCCGGTTCCCGACGAGCTCCTAAAGCTCGTCCGCCAGCTCGAGTCCAAGGAGGAGTCGGAGTGA
- a CDS encoding response regulator — MSIAQTIRPHLPYLRRFARTLTGAQETGDAYVATLLEGLVSTPSDFPTDMPARVALYHLFLRVWNSVRLSSSDGEDVQGSLATAQRRINSISSLPRQAFLLIAVEGFTAAEAATILEVGEKDIESLLDVAGQEIAHQVATNVLIIEDELLIAMDLETIVTSLGHTVQEVATTKTEALAAVKRQKPGLILADVKLADGSSGLDAVKEIVAEGEVPIIFITAYPEKVLTGERPEPTFLISKPFQRETVMAIISQALFFDTRAHLRTAAA; from the coding sequence ATGTCGATTGCCCAGACGATCCGTCCCCATCTGCCGTATCTGCGGCGTTTCGCCCGGACGCTGACGGGAGCCCAGGAAACGGGAGATGCTTATGTCGCCACGTTGCTCGAAGGTCTGGTTTCGACACCCTCGGATTTTCCGACGGATATGCCGGCGCGCGTAGCGCTCTACCACCTGTTTCTAAGGGTTTGGAACTCCGTGCGGCTGTCGTCGTCCGACGGCGAAGATGTGCAAGGATCGCTGGCGACGGCGCAACGCCGGATCAATTCAATCAGCTCGTTGCCACGACAGGCGTTTCTTCTCATTGCTGTCGAAGGATTTACCGCGGCGGAGGCTGCAACCATTCTTGAAGTCGGCGAAAAGGATATCGAGAGCTTGCTCGACGTTGCCGGCCAAGAAATTGCGCATCAGGTCGCGACCAATGTCCTCATCATCGAGGACGAGCTTCTGATTGCGATGGACTTGGAAACAATCGTTACAAGTCTTGGGCACACGGTTCAGGAGGTGGCGACCACCAAGACCGAAGCCCTCGCCGCCGTTAAGCGTCAGAAACCCGGACTCATTCTTGCCGACGTGAAGCTGGCGGACGGCAGCAGCGGTCTCGACGCGGTGAAAGAGATCGTGGCGGAAGGAGAAGTTCCTATCATCTTCATTACGGCGTATCCGGAAAAAGTGCTGACGGGCGAGCGACCCGAGCCGACGTTCCTGATCTCGAAGCCGTTCCAGCGTGAGACCGTCATGGCGATTATCAGCCAGGCGC